One Helianthus annuus cultivar XRQ/B chromosome 7, HanXRQr2.0-SUNRISE, whole genome shotgun sequence genomic region harbors:
- the LOC110893546 gene encoding calphotin-like produces MASSSDTGVSDTLDPMAIVSDNEILSEGEVYTSDTTSTNDDDFQPLALPDFGDEVQPADGILAGDPPLAEIPAPVPLAAFPVADLPLDVVSDDDIDLFVEGPPEDDHEGGAPIADDVAIPIAEVPAEEAPSDSPGPDSSKSVASASLHDRGVQHYSPGADSDIAMSAAPGSPHEFEFDYEFEDEFDPVFPPNFVPDHEIEFIPVDQSLEAPVAPIDQFLDIPADFDMDFVDPEPVVAPEPVIAPDPVPVHDPILVDAPALAPPIVDIPVVAPPVADVPIADAPALAPPVVDHALFATHVDPRYADTHNGWIDDDDYPLFVLPVTPPVAPDIPPPRLGEGSSRQQPAFVPPVSSSVPFMSQFPHTTPSFVPSGEPFLWSMPNVMPLSDPYHPFHVGYSTEDILASVQLQQDALSRRVGELERTPRPPPCHCQTPFAAPHAPLPLPPDSDVRFLTPEQQIAYLLRVIHALEEDWVHMRRLLFSYLPPPPPPSA; encoded by the exons atgGCTTCTTCTTCCGATACTGGAGTATCAGATACATTAGACCCCATGGCGATTGTATCGGACAATGAGATACTATCCGAGGGAGAGGTTTACACGTCAGATACCACGAGCacgaatgatgatgattttcagcCATTAGCTCTGCCCGACTTCGGGGATGAGGTTCAACCTGCTGATGGCATTCTAGCTGGGGATCCACCTCTTGCTGAGATCCCTGCTCCTGTTCCACTTGCCGCATTTCCCGTAGCGGATTTGCCACTCGATGTTGTGTCTGATGACGACATCGATCTTTTTGTTGAGGGTCCCCCTGAGGACGACCATGAGGGTGGGGCCCCGATTGCTGATGATGTCGCCATTCCTATTGCTGAGGTTCCTGCGGAGGAGGCTCCGTCTGATTCACCTGGTCCAGACTCGTCTAAGTCTGTGGCATCCGCTTCCTTGCACGACCGAGGCGTGCAGCACTACTCCCCTGGCGCTGACTCAGACATAGCGATGTCAGCTGCACCTGGTTCACCCCACGAGTTTGAGTTTGATTATGAGTTCGAGGACGAGTTTGATCCAGTTTTTCCTCCTAATTTTGTTCCCGATCACGAGATCGAGTTTATTCCTGTTGACCAGTCCTTGGAGGCACCAGTGGCTCCTATTGATCAGTTTCTTGATATACCTGCCGACTTTGATATGGACTTTGTCGACCCTGAGCCTGTCGTGGCACCAGAGCCTGTTATTGCTCCTGATCCTGTACCGGTGCACGACCCTATTCTTGTGGATGCACCAGCCCTTGCACCACCTATTGTTGATATTCCCGTTGTTGCACCACCAGTGGCGGATGTTCCTATTGCTGATGCACCCGCTCTAGCACCACCTGTTGTCGACCATGCACTATTTGCCACGCATGTCGACCCTCGATACGCCGACACCCACAACGGGTGGATCGACGATGATGATTATCCCCTGTTCGTGCTACCAGTCACTCCTCCTGTAGCACCT GATATTCCTCCACCTCGTCTTGGGGAGGGTTCGTCGAGGCAGCAGCCTGCTTTTGTTCCACCTGTATCATCATCTGTTCCGTTCATGTCCCAGTTCCCTCACACTACACCATCTTTTGTACCTTCGGGCGAGCCGTTTCTGTGGTCTATGCCCAATGTTATGCCGTTATCAGACCCGTATCACCCTTTCCATGTCGGATATTCCACTGAGGACATACTTGCATCCGTGCAGCTACAGCAGGATGCTCTGAGTCGTCGAGTCGGGGAGTTAGAGAGGACTCCACGTCCTCCCCCATGTCACTGTCAGACTCCTTTTGCCGCACCACACGCTCCCCTTCCGCTACCCCCTGATTCGGATGTTCGTTTCCTTACACCTGAGCAGCAGATTGCCTATTTGCTGCGCGTTATTCATGCCCTTGAGGAGGATTGGGTGCACATGCGCCGTTTGCTTTTCTCTTatcttcctcctcctcctccgccatcagcgtAG